A genomic region of Arachis hypogaea cultivar Tifrunner chromosome 5, arahy.Tifrunner.gnm2.J5K5, whole genome shotgun sequence contains the following coding sequences:
- the LOC112799763 gene encoding uncharacterized protein, whose product MARKGRFTKKSQLGPRSYQPQTGANVTLDSHHDGSQILPTNGESVPASGDSVPATSRPFRPPRSEPRSVPQTSTNSTQNSLTVQLNLDANANEEPLVEEEVDELHDAPVVQSRRGRKTTEFWTVKIIDSEGTIKPAKLSVRDAMARPNGRKIVLRFNNAKQAIGDEAGLLSGVLGLLGSDYGKFSICRKSWHQITTKDKVYNECVKQIFHFDEDSEGIIKKNILKSMGKAWKKTRLRLYDRFYEPTFTTDQNLENRPPGIDREHWRWFLDYRAEPETKEKCRKNAENRSKQQYTHTGGSKSFARRMEEESEEQGRIVGRGELWIKVYKKKDGSYMNDEARAIGERIEEIEQQDESARMLSQNDSIAQIFGKEKPGRVRGMNFGPTPSQLFGPNSHAPVNGVQLEETQRRLLELQAELEGEKLKRKAMEDEAAAGKKKMKVMEDEAAAEKKKMNAMESALVYLFQRQGVELPPDIAAGMSFME is encoded by the exons ATGGCTCGAAAAGGTCGATTCACGAAAAAATCGCAATTGGGACCAAGATCTTACCAACCTCAAACGGGAGCGAATGTGACTTTGGACTCCCACCACGATGGCTCTCAAATTCTTCCGACCAATGGCGAAAGTGTCCCCGCAAGTGGTGATAGTGTCCCAGCTACTTCACGTCCTTTCCGTCCCCCGCGAAGTGAACCAAGGTCTGTTCCACAGACGAGCACAAATAGTACCCAAAACTCGCTGACAGTCCAACTAAACTTGGACGCTAATGCTAATGAGGAACCTCttgttgaagaagaagttgaCGAGCTCCATGATGCTCCTGTGGTTCAGAGTCGCAGAGGACGCAAGACTACAGAGTTTTGGACTGTTAAGATCATAG ATTCTGAGGGCACAATCAAGCCGGCAAAACTAAGCGTGAGAGATGCTATGGCACGACCTAACGGTAGGAAGATCGTGCTCAGGTTCAACAACGCAAAACAAGCAATTGGAGACGAAGCTGGACTGTTGAGTGGCGTGCTTGGTCTGCTGGGATCTGATTATGGAAAATTTTCCATCTGTAGAAAAAGTTGGCATCAGATTACCACTAAAGACAAAGTTTATAACGAATGTGTCAAG CAAATTTTCCACTTCGACGAGGACAGCGAaggaattattaagaaaaatattttgaaaagtatgGGGAAGGCTTGGAAGAAAACAAGGCTGAGGTTGTATGACCGTTTTTATGAGCCAACATTCACTACTGATCAAAATCTTGAGAATCGACCACCGGGAATTGATCGAGAGCATTGGAGATGGTTCCTTGACTATCGCGCCGAACCTGAGACGAAG GAGAAGTGCAGAAAAAACGCGGAGAATCGATCAAAACAACAATATACCCACACTGGCGGTTCGAAAAGCTTCGCACGGCGGATGGAAGAGGAG TCGGAAGAACAAGGAAGGATAGTCGGTAGAGGAGAGTTATGGATTAAGGTGTACAAAAAGAAGGATGGCTCATATATGAATGATGAAGCAAGAGCAATTGGT gaaagaattgaggaaattgagCAACAGGATGAGTCTGCCAGAATGTTGTCTCAAAATGACTCCATTGCTCAGATTTTCGGAAAAGAAAAACCGGGTAGAGTACGTGGTATGAATTTTGGACCGACTCCTAGTCAACTATTCGGTCCGAATTCACATGCGCCTGTCAACGGAGTCCAACTAGAGGAGACCCAGAGGAGGCTGCTTGAACTGCAGGCAGAGCTGGAAGGTGAGAAGTTGAAGAGGAAGGCGATGGAGGACGAGGCAGCAGCagggaagaaaaagatgaaagtaatGGAGGACGAGGCAGCAgcagagaagaaaaagatgaatgcGATGGAGAGTGCTCTGGTTTATCTGTTTCAAAGGCAGGGTGTGGAGCTACCACCAGACATCGCTGCAGGGATGAGTTTCATGGAATGA